A window from Bacillota bacterium encodes these proteins:
- a CDS encoding cyclase family protein gives MNQRRIYDISIPIRESMPTWPGDPGFERSLIRSIKAGAAYEASVIRMGSHVGTHVDAPAHFVLGAGTVDKLPLDILIGEVAVFELDVKEKITRDDLEGLKLADRRRVLFKTRNSKLWESDEFTPNYVYFTVDAANYLVGRGIRLVGIDYLSVAKFENGAEVHRIFLENGVIVIESLDLSAVRPGDYEIMCLPLKILGADGAPARVVLRELQ, from the coding sequence ATGAATCAGCGTAGAATCTACGACATAAGTATACCTATTCGCGAGTCTATGCCTACATGGCCCGGAGACCCGGGTTTTGAGAGAAGCCTTATTCGCTCAATTAAGGCTGGGGCTGCTTATGAGGCATCAGTAATACGAATGGGTAGCCATGTTGGGACTCATGTAGATGCGCCGGCACATTTTGTGCTCGGCGCTGGCACAGTCGACAAACTGCCGCTTGACATACTTATCGGAGAAGTAGCTGTTTTTGAGTTAGATGTGAAGGAGAAAATTACAAGGGATGACCTAGAGGGGCTAAAGCTTGCTGACCGCAGGCGAGTTTTATTTAAGACAAGAAACTCAAAACTTTGGGAAAGTGACGAGTTTACTCCAAACTACGTCTATTTTACGGTGGATGCTGCAAATTATCTTGTTGGGCGTGGAATAAGGCTTGTCGGCATCGATTACCTATCCGTTGCTAAGTTTGAGAATGGGGCCGAGGTCCATCGCATTTTTCTTGAAAATGGAGTGATTGTAATAGAGAGCCTTGACCTTTCGGCTGTCAGGCCAGGTGATTACGAGATAATGTGTCTACCGTTGAAAATCCTGGGTGCCGATGGCGCTCCCGCCCGTGTTGTTTTGAGGGAGCTTCAGTAG
- a CDS encoding universal stress protein, which yields MKDRPVVIIPLDGSEAAVKAFGAAEAMTNIMGALLYIVHVTDKQMTEEELLKKLKIGRIEVKDFSLHQIINADVVDGILRFAASVDTQMIVMSSHGLSYNPERLLGSITLGIVQRAINPVMVIRPDLEKLPGPDWRPTKMLVPQDGTPTAAAVMTQVYRLAELTGADIDILNIGVAGRKPPTEVGALPPPRYLDHAGYDWAAWSAEFIERFYAQRPPGIELRLFEREGEPADVMIRFAAENSDDLIALGWHGHLEPGRAETVKKLLREMDRPVLLIWSRE from the coding sequence ATGAAAGACAGACCGGTTGTAATAATACCTCTTGATGGATCAGAAGCCGCAGTAAAGGCTTTTGGCGCGGCCGAGGCCATGACGAACATCATGGGAGCCTTGCTTTATATCGTCCATGTGACCGATAAGCAGATGACCGAAGAAGAGCTTCTTAAAAAACTTAAAATTGGGCGAATTGAAGTCAAGGACTTCTCGCTTCACCAAATCATTAACGCCGATGTTGTTGACGGCATTCTTAGATTTGCTGCAAGCGTTGATACGCAAATGATTGTAATGTCCAGCCACGGTTTGTCTTACAATCCCGAGAGATTATTAGGCAGTATAACGCTGGGGATAGTCCAGCGTGCCATCAATCCGGTTATGGTTATTCGACCTGATCTTGAGAAGCTGCCGGGTCCGGACTGGAGGCCGACCAAGATGCTGGTTCCCCAGGATGGCACACCGACTGCAGCTGCTGTTATGACCCAGGTGTACCGGTTGGCAGAACTTACGGGTGCCGATATTGATATTTTAAATATTGGCGTAGCTGGTCGGAAGCCACCAACTGAGGTAGGAGCACTTCCTCCACCAAGGTATTTGGACCATGCAGGCTATGACTGGGCTGCATGGTCTGCAGAATTTATAGAGCGATTTTACGCTCAGCGGCCTCCCGGTATAGAGTTGAGGCTGTTTGAGCGTGAAGGCGAGCCGGCAGATGTTATGATCAGGTTTGCCGCTGAAAACAGTGATGACCTCATAGCTTTGGGTTGGCACGGCCATCTTGAGCCGGGTCGTGCCGAGACAGTTAAAAAACTGTTAAGAGAGATGGATCGGCCGGTTTTGCTAATCTGGTCTAGAGAATGA
- a CDS encoding glycoside hydrolase family 65, with protein MSDCLDKCPAIKKHPFKIIAFDWDGTAVENRMVDARPVAEILNELMKFGVYIVVITGTNFGNIDRQFCSLIKGPEKQFLYVCTDRGSEVYGFDVNSEPLKLFKRVATDKENALLDNVAEAVKHEIEAHSNVNIEIIYNRLNRRKIDLIPEWENPPKSQIGELLEKTEERLKKGGFEGGLRAAFDLAFKYAKELGLNDARITSDVKHIEVGLTDKSDSIKWILEELAKKRNIPFEDILILGDEFGPIAGFEGSDFRMYLPDVAGITYVSVGKEPNGVPPGVIHVGGGPSCFAEMMKEQVELYKKLNLTSDSTFILNEEGYEPLREREIESLFTVGNGYLGTRGSLAERTPESEPATLLAGIYDRPKPNAIEELSIIPDWLYTRICIDGVQISLEDERSIIEHRRILDMKRGILRREWRHRGEHGRITTIKFLHFASLAEPHAMLMRISVVPENYRGEIRVETGLQMAQKAGLTSKPVELRTLKDNEGVLMVTKTRYTGYTIAQAQISRVAPGAVRQFYRTFINKTGVSEDWRWQANPGQVIEIDKFVSIYTSRDVGDPIKSASSSVYDYAARGFDEMLLEQVNTWQERWDVAAIKIEDDAEAQRWANFACYHLIIAGNPFDERVSISARTLTGTIYKGHIFWDADMFMLPFFIYTHPPTAKAMLMYRYHTLPGARKEAQELGLKGALFAWESTITGEEMTPEYVVAPTGEVILILTGKMEQHINAAVAYGTWQYWIATNDDEFFTNAGAEILIETARFWVSRVEKDEEGIYHILNIEGPDEYHEIVNDNMYTNMMAAWNIDRAIDAIRYMREAHPQAWARLKEKIEFDYLEMDAWEDVSRNMYRNMKGRLIEQFEGYFDLNDINVYDYEERTGALDTILGRDAIASSQAVKQADVVMLLYLLENEFSEEVIKENFEYYERRTGHGSSLSPSIYGLVAARLGLTTLALSYLHQAGTIDLSNNMGNAAGGVHAAALGGLWQQFIMGFVGLRNEVEGLYIYPKLPMLWKRIKFTLLWHGNRLDFDIERDKQITITVGDKGEAKVGIFKKTIQVLSRGGVYVSSWDGSTWREFTEAGQKGAA; from the coding sequence TTGAGCGATTGTCTAGATAAATGTCCGGCAATAAAAAAGCATCCTTTTAAGATTATCGCTTTTGACTGGGATGGTACAGCTGTTGAGAACCGAATGGTTGATGCTCGGCCTGTGGCCGAGATACTCAACGAGCTGATGAAATTTGGCGTCTACATCGTAGTCATCACCGGCACAAACTTTGGCAATATCGACCGGCAGTTCTGTTCTCTAATTAAGGGTCCTGAAAAGCAGTTTCTGTACGTCTGCACTGATAGGGGTTCGGAGGTCTACGGTTTTGATGTTAATTCAGAACCCCTGAAACTTTTTAAAAGAGTCGCAACCGATAAAGAAAATGCACTTTTAGATAATGTAGCAGAAGCGGTAAAGCATGAAATCGAGGCGCACTCGAATGTCAATATCGAGATCATCTACAACCGCCTGAACCGGAGAAAAATCGATCTTATCCCAGAATGGGAAAATCCGCCAAAATCGCAAATCGGCGAACTTCTTGAGAAAACCGAAGAACGACTCAAAAAAGGCGGTTTTGAAGGTGGCTTGAGGGCAGCTTTTGACCTGGCGTTTAAATATGCCAAAGAGTTGGGTTTAAACGACGCGCGTATTACAAGCGATGTAAAACATATTGAGGTTGGCCTTACCGATAAGTCAGATTCAATAAAGTGGATTTTGGAAGAGCTGGCCAAAAAACGCAACATCCCCTTTGAGGATATCCTTATTCTGGGAGACGAATTCGGTCCAATTGCCGGATTTGAAGGCAGCGATTTTAGAATGTATCTACCCGACGTGGCTGGAATTACTTATGTATCAGTCGGTAAAGAGCCAAACGGTGTGCCTCCGGGAGTTATTCACGTTGGTGGAGGACCTTCTTGTTTCGCAGAGATGATGAAGGAGCAGGTTGAGCTTTATAAAAAGCTCAACCTGACGAGCGACTCGACTTTTATTCTTAATGAGGAAGGATACGAGCCGTTGCGTGAAAGAGAGATCGAGTCGCTATTTACTGTCGGAAACGGATATCTTGGTACACGCGGTTCCCTTGCTGAGCGAACGCCTGAATCCGAGCCGGCAACTCTTTTGGCAGGCATCTACGACAGGCCAAAGCCAAACGCGATTGAAGAGCTTTCTATAATACCCGATTGGTTATATACGCGCATCTGCATAGACGGTGTGCAGATTTCGCTTGAAGACGAAAGAAGCATTATCGAGCACCGGCGAATCCTAGACATGAAGAGAGGGATACTCAGGCGAGAATGGCGACATCGGGGAGAACATGGGCGCATTACCACGATAAAGTTTTTGCACTTTGCTTCGCTGGCTGAACCCCACGCTATGCTTATGAGGATTTCGGTAGTTCCAGAGAACTACCGGGGTGAGATTCGAGTAGAGACGGGTTTGCAGATGGCACAAAAAGCGGGCCTGACATCAAAGCCAGTTGAATTGCGCACCCTTAAAGACAATGAGGGCGTACTTATGGTTACGAAGACAAGGTATACCGGTTACACAATCGCACAGGCTCAGATAAGCCGCGTTGCGCCGGGAGCGGTAAGGCAATTTTACCGCACTTTTATAAACAAGACCGGCGTAAGCGAGGACTGGAGATGGCAAGCCAACCCTGGCCAGGTAATAGAGATAGATAAATTTGTCTCGATTTATACATCCAGGGATGTCGGTGACCCGATAAAATCTGCGAGTTCAAGCGTGTATGATTATGCGGCTCGTGGCTTCGACGAAATGCTTCTTGAACAAGTAAATACTTGGCAAGAGCGCTGGGACGTTGCGGCTATTAAAATCGAAGATGATGCAGAGGCGCAGCGGTGGGCTAATTTTGCCTGCTATCACTTAATTATTGCAGGGAATCCTTTTGACGAACGCGTTTCGATCAGTGCGCGGACGCTTACCGGCACCATTTATAAAGGGCATATCTTCTGGGATGCCGATATGTTCATGCTGCCCTTCTTTATCTATACACATCCACCTACCGCCAAGGCCATGCTCATGTATCGCTATCATACTTTGCCCGGCGCCCGAAAAGAAGCGCAGGAGCTGGGCTTAAAAGGTGCACTATTTGCCTGGGAGTCGACAATAACCGGAGAAGAGATGACACCCGAGTATGTTGTTGCACCAACCGGAGAAGTTATTCTTATCCTTACCGGCAAGATGGAGCAGCATATAAATGCTGCTGTGGCTTACGGTACATGGCAGTACTGGATTGCAACCAATGACGATGAGTTCTTTACCAATGCAGGGGCGGAAATTTTAATTGAGACTGCGCGTTTTTGGGTCAGCCGTGTTGAAAAGGACGAGGAGGGCATATATCACATTTTAAATATTGAGGGTCCTGACGAATACCATGAAATTGTGAACGATAATATGTACACGAATATGATGGCTGCCTGGAATATAGATAGAGCAATTGATGCTATACGTTATATGCGAGAAGCTCACCCGCAAGCCTGGGCAAGACTGAAAGAGAAGATCGAATTTGACTATCTTGAGATGGACGCATGGGAAGACGTTTCACGTAATATGTACCGAAACATGAAAGGCAGGCTTATAGAGCAGTTCGAAGGTTATTTCGATCTTAACGATATCAACGTTTACGATTATGAGGAGCGCACTGGTGCACTTGATACGATTCTTGGCCGAGATGCGATTGCCTCTTCCCAGGCGGTTAAACAAGCAGATGTAGTGATGCTTCTATATCTTTTGGAGAACGAGTTTAGCGAAGAGGTAATTAAGGAAAATTTTGAATATTACGAGCGACGTACTGGTCATGGAAGTTCGCTCTCACCTAGTATCTATGGGTTGGTGGCGGCAAGGCTGGGATTGACCACGCTTGCGTTAAGTTATCTTCACCAGGCTGGCACAATTGATCTGTCCAACAACATGGGTAATGCGGCAGGCGGGGTTCATGCCGCAGCTCTGGGCGGTCTCTGGCAACAGTTTATTATGGGCTTTGTCGGCTTAAGAAACGAAGTCGAGGGTTTATATATATATCCTAAACTTCCAATGCTGTGGAAGCGGATAAAGTTTACGCTTTTATGGCATGGGAATCGCTTAGATTTTGATATAGAGCGTGATAAGCAGATCACCATTACTGTCGGCGATAAAGGCGAGGCAAAAGTGGGCATATTTAAAAAGACAATACAGGTGCTATCGCGCGGTGGGGTCTACGTATCCAGCTGGGATGGTTCGACCTGGAGAGAGTTTACGGAGGCAGGACAAAAAGGTGCAGCATGA
- a CDS encoding transketolase family protein, with amino-acid sequence MCQCQNKRQTLALWHIHAARSTEGGSKIVNSDAYLVKPLFSPDIERAATRDGYGEAILELGKDDPRIVVLCADLAESTRTLAFAKKFPERFIEVGVAEQNMAGIAAGLALEGKIPFMSSFAVFSPGRNWDQVRVSICYSKANVKIAGSHAGLQTGGDGATHQALEDIAITRCLPNMVVLAPCDALETKKAVFAAARHNGPVYIRLARDKTPVFTTLETPFKIGKAVMLSAGSDVTIIACGTMVYPSLEASKALLDEGISVQVVNNSSIKPIDISMIISAARDTGAVVTVEEHQIYGGLGSAVAEVLAANLPVPQEMVAVKDMFGESGEPKELWQKYGLTVENIIAHVKRAIARKKAQNG; translated from the coding sequence ATGTGCCAATGTCAAAATAAAAGACAGACTTTGGCGCTTTGGCACATTCACGCTGCCAGATCTACTGAAGGGGGCTCTAAAATCGTAAATTCAGATGCTTATCTAGTTAAGCCGCTATTTAGCCCAGACATAGAAAGGGCCGCAACACGTGATGGTTATGGCGAGGCGATTCTAGAGCTTGGCAAAGATGATCCGAGAATTGTAGTGTTGTGCGCCGATCTTGCTGAATCGACCAGGACACTTGCATTTGCGAAGAAATTCCCTGAGCGGTTTATCGAAGTCGGGGTCGCAGAACAGAATATGGCTGGCATTGCTGCAGGGTTAGCGCTTGAGGGTAAAATACCGTTTATGAGCTCGTTTGCTGTTTTTTCGCCCGGTAGAAATTGGGACCAGGTAAGAGTGAGTATCTGCTATAGTAAGGCGAACGTAAAAATAGCCGGTTCACATGCAGGTTTGCAGACCGGAGGGGATGGCGCTACACATCAAGCACTTGAAGATATTGCGATAACTAGATGCCTGCCCAACATGGTGGTTCTTGCTCCTTGCGATGCGCTTGAAACAAAGAAAGCTGTTTTTGCTGCAGCAAGGCACAATGGACCTGTATATATCCGGCTTGCGAGAGACAAAACCCCAGTTTTTACCACCTTGGAAACCCCTTTTAAAATTGGAAAAGCAGTTATGTTAAGTGCTGGCAGCGATGTCACGATTATTGCATGCGGCACAATGGTCTATCCTTCTCTTGAGGCTTCAAAAGCGCTGTTGGATGAAGGAATTTCAGTGCAGGTGGTAAATAATTCTTCTATTAAGCCGATTGATATTAGTATGATTATTTCTGCGGCGCGAGATACGGGCGCTGTGGTAACGGTTGAGGAACACCAAATCTACGGCGGTCTGGGAAGTGCGGTAGCCGAGGTTTTAGCAGCAAATTTACCGGTACCGCAGGAGATGGTTGCAGTTAAAGATATGTTTGGAGAATCGGGCGAGCCCAAAGAGCTCTGGCAAAAGTACGGACTTACTGTTGAAAATATCATAGCTCATGTTAAACGAGCGATTGCGAGAAAAAAAGCGCAAAATGGGTAG
- a CDS encoding transketolase, which produces MSDIEELKIERIANTLRQDVIRMLLSAGSGHAAGPLGMAEVFAALYFHIMKHDPANPSWGERDRLILSNGHICAILYAAMARAGYFPVEELLTYRKIGSRLQGHPHNTSLAGIENTGGPLGQGLSQAIGRSIAGLLDGKGYRVYCVMSDGEHNEGQTWEAVMFAGDRRLRNLTALIDRNNIQIDGHTEDILPLEPFKDKYEAMKWHVIEINGHSVREIVAACQEAKAVYEKPTVVICHTIAGKDVSYMENNYEWHGKAPTREQGEVALEQLRAEGERIEQKIVKLSGKTRL; this is translated from the coding sequence ATATCTGATATTGAAGAGCTGAAGATAGAGAGAATCGCCAACACACTCAGGCAAGATGTCATAAGAATGCTGCTTTCAGCGGGAAGCGGCCATGCAGCTGGTCCACTGGGGATGGCCGAGGTTTTCGCTGCACTTTACTTCCATATTATGAAACATGATCCGGCAAATCCGTCCTGGGGCGAGCGTGACCGGTTGATCTTGTCAAACGGGCATATCTGTGCAATCCTCTATGCGGCGATGGCTCGTGCAGGCTACTTTCCGGTTGAAGAGCTCCTGACATACAGAAAGATTGGTTCCAGGCTGCAGGGTCACCCGCATAACACGTCGCTAGCCGGTATCGAAAATACCGGCGGGCCCCTGGGTCAGGGGCTTTCTCAGGCGATTGGCAGAAGCATTGCCGGACTTTTAGATGGTAAAGGATATCGTGTTTATTGCGTTATGAGTGATGGCGAACATAATGAAGGCCAAACCTGGGAAGCAGTGATGTTTGCGGGGGATCGCAGGTTGAGAAATTTAACGGCTCTTATAGACAGGAACAATATCCAAATTGATGGGCACACGGAGGATATATTACCCCTCGAACCGTTTAAGGATAAGTATGAAGCAATGAAGTGGCATGTCATTGAAATAAACGGACATAGCGTGCGTGAAATAGTGGCGGCATGTCAGGAGGCTAAGGCGGTCTACGAAAAGCCGACAGTCGTTATATGCCATACTATTGCCGGCAAAGATGTGAGTTATATGGAAAACAATTACGAGTGGCACGGTAAAGCACCGACCCGTGAACAGGGGGAAGTCGCGCTTGAACAGTTAAGGGCAGAGGGCGAAAGGATAGAGCAGAAAATAGTAAAGTTAAGTGGCAAAACAAGGCTTTGA